Within the Echinicola sp. 20G genome, the region AAACTCCAGAAAAATCTTGCAACTGGCATTTGACTCTGGTATCACCCACTTTGATCTTGCCAATAATTACGGTCCACCTCCAGGGTCAGCTGAAGAGAACTTTGGCAAAATCCTTAAAGAAGATTTTGCCACATATCGGGATCAAATGGTTATTTCTACCAAAGCAGGCTACTATATGTGGGAAGGACCTTATGGAGAGTGGGGATCTAAAAAATACTTGGTCTCCAGTCTCGATCAAAGCCTTCTAAGAATGGGGCTGGATTATGTTGATATTTTCTATCATCACAGGCCAGATCCAGATACTCCTTTGGAAGAAACGATGGCCGCGCTAGACCTGATTGTCCGGCAAGGTAAGGCTCTTTATGTTGGCATTTCCAATTATCAAGCAGATGATGCTGCAAAAGCCATCAAAATTTTGAGCGACTTGGGTACCCCTTGTCTTATCCACCAGCCTAAGTATTCAATGTTTGAACGGTGGGTAGAAGGAGGATTACTGGAAGTGCTTGGAACTGAAGGTGTGGGCTGTATTCCATTTTCTCCTTTGGCTCAAGGGATGCTTACTGACAAATATCTAAAAGGTATCCCTCAGGACTCCAGGGCCGCCAAATCCCATGGTTTTCTCAAAAAATCGGATATAACAGAAAAAACCCTGGAAAAAATCAAGGCCTTACATCAATTGGCCATGGAAAGGGAACAAAGTTTGGCGCAAATGGCTTTATCTTGGCTATTGAAAGACGAAAGAGTTACCTCTGTGCTGATTGGTGTTAGTAAAACTTCTCAGCTTGAGGATTCCTTAAAATGTTTGGACAACCTAGCTTTTACTACAGAGGAGTTAAATAAAATCGAAGATATCTTGAAAAGATAATACCAAGGCCTTCCCTATTTCAGGAAGGCCTTAATTTTGCTATTTTCTTTTATAGCGACTCACTTCACGATTAAATTGCCCCACCCACAATTCTTCCCCTATCCATAGGCTACTTCTTACATCTCCTTTGATTTGAAATCCTGTCAGCTTAAGACTTCTACTGCGATACGATCCTGTTTCATCCTGTCTAATAATAAGTCCATAATTGGCATCAATATTCCCTATCTTAATTCTCGACTGATGAAGGTTTCCTCCAAGCCAAATTTCTTTTTTGTCACTTTCAGTGGAAGGAATTAGGCTTATACTAAATATTGGTGCAAACTGCACCTCTACGGGAAGATTTTGGGGAATGAATTTCCCTTCTTCTAATTCAAATAGCATGGTTTCCAGCGTATTGACTTCCATTTTTTTGGCTCCTGACAATTCACTTGATGAAAAAATATCTTCCACCTTAGCCTGAGCATAACTGGCATAACTTTCATATGAGGTTCTTTTGTTACTGATTTGCTCCAATAGTTCGTCCCTACTTACATAAGGAAACATTTTCCCTTCAAAATAAAGCGAGAGTATAGGGTCCACTGCACCATTACCATCAAAATCCTTATAAATCAATTCTGCTGGCTCAGCCTCAGAAACCTTTAATTGACTGTTTAGCCCCCAATTCCCTGCTAATAATTCTGGTTTTCCATCTCCATCAAAATCTCCCACCTCCAAAGTATTCCAAATCCCTTTGTAATCCCTATCAAAATAGAGGGATGACAAATCAACCATTTTTCCTTCTTCTGTGCCTAAAACCTTAATTGCCATCCATTCACCAAGGACTATCAATTCTTCCTTTCCATCTCGATTGATATCATAAGCAACAGCATCGCTCACCAAGCCCAACTCTCTTATCTCCAAACCAATCTTATCGGTTTGATCCGAAAAACTCTCTTTACCGTCATTGATCAAAATACGACTGGGATAAAATTCCGGAAACCTGCCTGGAATAGCCCCACCACCTAAAAATATATCCTGGAAACCATCTTCATTGACATCTATAAACACCGCTGCTTTTCCATTTTCATACAGCTCAGGAACAGCATTTGAATTATTAATGAAACCTCCTTTTCCATCATTTATATACAATTGGTCTTTGAGACGTTTATCATCAGCAAGGAAATCATGGTACCCTCCATTTCTTATAAATAAATCCTGATCACCATCATTATCTATATCACAAAAAGCAGCATTGGTTTGTACCGCTGAAACCATCTCTGAGAATTCCATTGAGCTTCCTTTATTATATCCCCCATTCTTGCTACCAAAATAGATATAGCCGGGTTGTCCCAGCCCACTGCCTATATACACATCATCCACTTTATCATTGTTTACATCTGCCTTGGCCATAACTGGCCCAGTATTACTCAATGGATATGGAAGAAGTGGCTGTCGCTTAAAATCATTAAAAAGCTTATCTCGATGAAGGTGATTAAATTCTGTATCCGATTTTACCCACTCTTGATCATTGATTTGCTTCACTCTGGAAAATGACTCAGCTTTATCCTCCAAAATAACCACTCTTTGGTTGGACTTGAGGGAGATCAATACTTGAACTTTACTACTAGGCCAAACTACTTTCACAGAGTCTATTTCTGATGATAAAAGTCCAAAAGTCAAAACAGGACTTACACTGGATTGATACCCTCTAAAAGGCATCTGCTCCAGCATTTGTTGTGTCCCACTTTGGTACAAATATACTTTTGATCCAATTCCATTGAGGTTTACCTCTCCACCTTTAAGCTCTACCTGTAGCCAATGATGTTCAGGGAACTCATTCCGAAGATTCTCATAAACAAAGGCCACTTGATTGACATTATTGATGACCAAGTCCAAATCCCCATCGTTGTCCAAATCTGTATAAGCTGCTCCGTTTGAATTGGAATGATGGTCAAGGCCCCATGATTGGCCACTTTTCTTGAAAGTCAGGTCCTGATTATTTCTGAAGATGTAATTGTCCACCTCAGAGGAAGGCATTTCCTTGATCAGATCCAAAACACCAGACTTGGAAAGCTCTCCTCCTTCAAAAAAAGAACTTCGGTACTTTATAAAATCCAGGT harbors:
- the mgrA gene encoding L-glyceraldehyde 3-phosphate reductase, producing MTYKPSPQRYDNMTYRRCGKSGLKLPALSLGLWHNFGHVDVLENSRKILQLAFDSGITHFDLANNYGPPPGSAEENFGKILKEDFATYRDQMVISTKAGYYMWEGPYGEWGSKKYLVSSLDQSLLRMGLDYVDIFYHHRPDPDTPLEETMAALDLIVRQGKALYVGISNYQADDAAKAIKILSDLGTPCLIHQPKYSMFERWVEGGLLEVLGTEGVGCIPFSPLAQGMLTDKYLKGIPQDSRAAKSHGFLKKSDITEKTLEKIKALHQLAMEREQSLAQMALSWLLKDERVTSVLIGVSKTSQLEDSLKCLDNLAFTTEELNKIEDILKR
- a CDS encoding VCBS repeat-containing protein, producing the protein MLKRFIKGILVLSILTGLARCKEKEEEKVDEKLFHLLTLEQSGIAFSNDLRETETANIFHYQYFYNGGGVAVGDLNNDGLEDIYFSGNMVNNKLYLNRGNLKFQDITLAANVAGRPRSWTTGVSMVDINADGWLDIYVCYSGDLPEENRKNQLFINQGADKQGIPFFKEEAETYGLAESAYSTSAAFFDFDGDLDLDAVLLNHNPKLFRNLDEISFNHLLNQSEPLFSTKLMENQEGKFVDVSKEMGWDTSPLSYGLGLSIADFNNDDKPDIFVGNDYSAPDYLYIQTEGKGFQNRLKESFGHTSLYSMGSDAADINNDGWVDLISLDMLPESNERQKLLFSPDNYEHFNLFLKVGLHYQYMRNMLQLNNGDGTFSEIGQLAGVSNTDWSWAPLWADFDQDGWKDLFVSNGFVRDFTNLDFIKYRSSFFEGGELSKSGVLDLIKEMPSSEVDNYIFRNNQDLTFKKSGQSWGLDHHSNSNGAAYTDLDNDGDLDLVINNVNQVAFVYENLRNEFPEHHWLQVELKGGEVNLNGIGSKVYLYQSGTQQMLEQMPFRGYQSSVSPVLTFGLLSSEIDSVKVVWPSSKVQVLISLKSNQRVVILEDKAESFSRVKQINDQEWVKSDTEFNHLHRDKLFNDFKRQPLLPYPLSNTGPVMAKADVNNDKVDDVYIGSGLGQPGYIYFGSKNGGYNKGSSMEFSEMVSAVQTNAAFCDIDNDGDQDLFIRNGGYHDFLADDKRLKDQLYINDGKGGFINNSNAVPELYENGKAAVFIDVNEDGFQDIFLGGGAIPGRFPEFYPSRILINDGKESFSDQTDKIGLEIRELGLVSDAVAYDINRDGKEELIVLGEWMAIKVLGTEEGKMVDLSSLYFDRDYKGIWNTLEVGDFDGDGKPELLAGNWGLNSQLKVSEAEPAELIYKDFDGNGAVDPILSLYFEGKMFPYVSRDELLEQISNKRTSYESYASYAQAKVEDIFSSSELSGAKKMEVNTLETMLFELEEGKFIPQNLPVEVQFAPIFSISLIPSTESDKKEIWLGGNLHQSRIKIGNIDANYGLIIRQDETGSYRSRSLKLTGFQIKGDVRSSLWIGEELWVGQFNREVSRYKRK